DNA from Sulfurospirillum tamanense:
GCGCATGATGGTAAGGATGCACGCCTGCGGCGTAAAATACATGGGGATAACGGTGGGCGATGGCCTTAGCTTTTGGCAAATCTTCGATGTCGGCCCCTGGAAGCATGATGCCTTTCACGCCCGCTTCCAAAGCCCGCGCAATCACCGTGTCCAAATCCTCGGTGTAGCGCGCGTCGTCTAGGTGGCAATGGGTGTCGATAATCATGCTCTCTCCTCGTAAATCTCAACACGGTTACGCCCTTGGTGTTTGGCTTCGCCCAAGGCTTCATCGGCGCGCTCAAGCAAGCTCTCCACCTGTGTTTCTCCCTCAAAAGCAAGGCCCATAGAAACCGTAATGCGCACCTCTTTTCCCCTTACATGTAAAGGCTGGTTGGCCAAATGGGCGCGCATTTTCACAAACCAACGCAAGGCTTCCTCTTTGCTTACATGCTTCAACAAAACACCAAATTCTGCTCCGCCAAACCTGCCAATGGCATCTACTCCCTTTGCTTCCCCGCGCAAAGTGCTTGCCACAGAGCTTAGCACCCTATCGCCTGCTTCATATCCGTGTGTTTCGTTGATAGCTTTAAGTTGATCAATATCCACAATCCCAAAAGCATAAGACTCTTTTTTCTCTTTTGCTTCATCCAAATACGCTTCTACTTGGCGTAAAAAATGACGTCGTTCCAACGCTCCCGTGAGACCATCGGTCGTTCCAAGCATGGCGATAGTTTCGATGTTTTCCATGGCTTCAATGGTGTTGTTCACTCTACATGTAAGCTCTTCTTTGCCAAAGGGTTTAATGATAAAATCATTGGCGCCATGTTTTAAAAACTTGGCCGCCATGCTCTCTTCTTCACTGGAGGAAATAGCAATGATGCCAAGCTCGTGTTTGCTTTTTGTTTTGCGAAGCTCCAACACCAATTCCATGCCATTAATCACAGGCATGTGATAGTCTGTCACCACTAAACTAATGTCATCATGGTCTTCAAAATAGCGCAGGGCTTCCTCCCCGTGCGCCGCCACAAGGACTTTAAACTGTTGGCTTTGAAGCAGCATCTTAGTGCGGTTACGCGACGTGATGGCGCTGTCTACCACAAGCACCTTGTGCTGGGTGTTTTTACGCAACCTGTCAATCATACTAAAGATGTAGTTCACATCGTCCATGTTGCCTTTAAAGACATAATCCACGATGGGTTTTTCTTCAAAAAGCGCTTTGGTTTTTTTGTCGATGTTGCCCGTTAAAACAATGACAAGCATCCCAAGTTCTAACACATAATCCACAATCTCTCCATCAGGAGCATCGGGTAAGTTTAAATCCAACAGGGCAATAAAATAGTCATTGGCGTGTTTTAAAAATACCTTCGCCTCTTCCATAGAATGGGCCACATCCACTTGCATTCCCAAGGAGCTTTCCGTTTTTTTGGCCAAGAGTTTGGCGAGGGCTTTGTTGTCTTCTACCAGTAAAATTTTTTCTCGCATAGGCTACTGCATTCCTTATGTTAGGGTTCTAATAAAGAGAGGGCTAGCTCCCTTGCTTCAGAAGTGATGGCTTCACCACTCACCATGCGCGCTACTTCTTCCACGCGCTCTTTGGGGCTTAAAAGCCGCACAATGCTTTGTCCCTCTTTTTTCTCCACCACAAAATGTTGGTCGGCCTTAGAAGAAAGTTGTGGTTGGTGGGAGATGGCAAAAATCTGGTACGACCGAGAGAGGGATTTGAGGACATTGGCGACACTCATAGACTCTTTGCCGCTTAAGTTTGC
Protein-coding regions in this window:
- a CDS encoding GGDEF domain-containing response regulator yields the protein MREKILLVEDNKALAKLLAKKTESSLGMQVDVAHSMEEAKVFLKHANDYFIALLDLNLPDAPDGEIVDYVLELGMLVIVLTGNIDKKTKALFEEKPIVDYVFKGNMDDVNYIFSMIDRLRKNTQHKVLVVDSAITSRNRTKMLLQSQQFKVLVAAHGEEALRYFEDHDDISLVVTDYHMPVINGMELVLELRKTKSKHELGIIAISSSEEESMAAKFLKHGANDFIIKPFGKEELTCRVNNTIEAMENIETIAMLGTTDGLTGALERRHFLRQVEAYLDEAKEKKESYAFGIVDIDQLKAINETHGYEAGDRVLSSVASTLRGEAKGVDAIGRFGGAEFGVLLKHVSKEEALRWFVKMRAHLANQPLHVRGKEVRITVSMGLAFEGETQVESLLERADEALGEAKHQGRNRVEIYEERA